A single window of Rhodococcus jostii RHA1 DNA harbors:
- a CDS encoding SRPBCC family protein, whose amino-acid sequence MRIAGTALLTAPPEAVYDNLQDGRVLAATIPGVQSLEQLSDNHYKLSITAGVASIKGTYDGEVILSQQNRPESFVMTASGAGAPGTVKADVTVRLEERDGGTLLSYDADAVVGGMVGGVGQRMITGVAKKMAGVFFKGIDGVIANGIPAAEVAAAAGEAPAVAGVAEAAAAPAAAAARVRAPEGASTTTVLASAALGAGIALAGVLVGGILVRGTCSK is encoded by the coding sequence ATGAGAATCGCCGGCACCGCCCTACTGACGGCCCCACCGGAGGCCGTGTACGACAACCTGCAGGACGGACGGGTCCTCGCGGCGACGATCCCCGGGGTGCAGTCCCTCGAGCAACTCAGCGACAACCATTACAAGTTGTCCATCACCGCGGGTGTCGCGTCCATCAAGGGCACCTATGACGGCGAAGTGATTCTGTCGCAGCAGAATCGGCCCGAGTCGTTCGTGATGACGGCGTCGGGTGCGGGCGCTCCCGGCACCGTCAAGGCCGACGTGACGGTGCGGCTCGAGGAACGCGACGGCGGCACCCTGCTCAGTTACGACGCGGACGCCGTCGTCGGAGGCATGGTCGGCGGCGTCGGGCAGCGGATGATCACCGGCGTCGCGAAGAAGATGGCCGGGGTGTTCTTCAAGGGCATCGACGGCGTGATCGCCAACGGCATCCCGGCGGCCGAGGTCGCCGCGGCGGCCGGCGAGGCACCGGCGGTCGCCGGTGTCGCGGAGGCGGCCGCGGCTCCCGCGGCAGCCGCCGCGCGGGTGCGGGCGCCCGAGGGTGCTTCCACGACAACCGTTCTCGCGTCGGCCGCACTCGGCGCCGGCATCGCCCTCGCCGGTGTTCTCGTCGGCGGCATCCTCGTGCGGGGCACCTGCTCGAAGTAG
- the cutA gene encoding aerobic carbon-monoxide dehydrogenase large subunit, which translates to MSVTKPRTEPAPTTGADAPAASEKLFGKPIPRTEDARLLSGNGRYLDDLGHNALIAAFVRSPHAHARITGIDIDAALDLPGVHAIYTYDDLVDDSPEMAENLPLLIPHPAITAPRNGYPLAKDEVNHVGEAIAMVVADNRYVAEDACAKIDVTYEMLPPVVGIDVARQADNAVHADVPDNVAAHLQHGFGDVDAELANAPHRLTLNLEIERSASMPMEGKGVYARWDTDEQALTFWTSTQTSTSARAAIAARLKMAHNKVHCIAPDVGGGFGVKIVHPWPEEVMVTWAARRLGTAGISSEVKWVEDRREHFVSSAHERGQIQEVTVGFDDDGTLLAFDFTFWHDNGAYLPYGIIVMLNTSTQVLGPYKPKSFRVDAYSLYTNTVIVTPYRGAGRPQAVFAMERAMDAIAKYLGKDVIEVREHNFIRPEEMPYDFHLTFQDGRPLIYDTGDYQAGIDKLKKLIDWDGFAEYKKQAKAEGRAVGIGIGAYVEGTGPGPYEGAHVLVETSGKVKAATGLTTQGQGHQTAFAQIVADDLGVPVTDVEIVTGDTRRFGYAVGTFASRGAVMSGSAFHVAAQMVAEKARTIAGEALNLDPAELELRGGHVCKIGTLPGAEGTSISLGVVAVLSNPLRYAFDDASRQATGFAKADTDMTIPPVREGEQPGLEATGYYSPPTSTFASGVHAAIVETDPVTAEIHVRRYAVIHDCGNVINPRIVEGQVMGAVAQGVGGALYEKIVYDEHGQMLNASYMDFLMPFVTEMPDSLEMDHTVTPSGLNPLGMKGAGEAGVIPTSAVIAAAIEDAEGIPITSMPISPSELFELRLAHASSQSKENE; encoded by the coding sequence ATGAGCGTCACGAAACCCCGCACCGAGCCCGCGCCCACCACGGGTGCCGACGCGCCCGCCGCGTCGGAGAAGTTGTTCGGCAAGCCGATTCCCCGCACGGAGGACGCCCGGCTCCTGTCCGGCAACGGCCGCTACCTCGACGATCTGGGTCACAACGCGCTCATCGCCGCGTTCGTCCGGTCACCGCACGCGCATGCCCGCATCACGGGGATCGACATCGATGCCGCGCTCGACCTGCCCGGTGTGCACGCGATCTACACGTACGACGACCTCGTGGACGACTCCCCGGAGATGGCGGAGAATCTCCCCCTCCTGATCCCGCATCCGGCGATCACCGCCCCGCGCAACGGGTATCCGCTCGCCAAGGACGAGGTGAATCATGTCGGCGAGGCGATCGCGATGGTGGTCGCCGACAACCGGTACGTCGCCGAGGACGCGTGCGCCAAGATCGACGTCACGTACGAGATGCTCCCACCGGTCGTGGGTATCGACGTGGCGCGGCAGGCGGACAACGCGGTGCACGCGGACGTCCCCGACAACGTCGCGGCGCACCTGCAGCACGGATTCGGCGACGTGGACGCGGAACTGGCGAATGCGCCGCACCGGCTGACGCTGAACCTCGAGATCGAGCGGTCGGCGTCGATGCCGATGGAGGGCAAGGGCGTCTACGCGCGCTGGGACACCGACGAGCAGGCGCTCACGTTCTGGACGTCCACGCAGACATCGACGTCGGCTCGCGCCGCGATCGCGGCACGACTGAAGATGGCGCACAACAAGGTCCACTGCATCGCGCCCGATGTCGGTGGCGGATTCGGCGTCAAGATCGTCCACCCGTGGCCGGAGGAGGTCATGGTCACCTGGGCCGCGCGGCGGCTCGGGACGGCGGGCATCTCGAGCGAGGTCAAATGGGTCGAGGACCGGCGCGAGCATTTCGTGTCGAGCGCGCACGAGCGCGGCCAGATCCAGGAGGTGACGGTCGGATTCGACGACGACGGCACACTCCTCGCGTTCGACTTCACGTTCTGGCACGACAACGGCGCCTACCTGCCGTACGGCATCATCGTCATGCTGAACACGTCGACGCAGGTGCTCGGGCCGTACAAGCCGAAATCGTTCCGGGTGGACGCGTACTCGCTCTACACGAACACCGTCATCGTCACGCCCTACCGCGGCGCCGGCCGACCGCAGGCCGTGTTCGCGATGGAACGGGCAATGGACGCGATCGCGAAATACCTCGGCAAGGACGTCATCGAGGTTCGCGAACACAACTTCATCCGGCCCGAGGAAATGCCGTACGACTTCCACCTCACCTTCCAGGACGGCCGCCCGCTGATCTACGACACCGGCGACTACCAGGCCGGGATCGACAAGCTCAAGAAGCTCATCGACTGGGACGGGTTCGCCGAGTACAAGAAACAGGCGAAGGCCGAAGGCCGGGCCGTGGGCATCGGGATCGGCGCCTACGTGGAAGGCACCGGACCGGGCCCGTACGAGGGCGCCCACGTCCTCGTCGAGACGTCCGGGAAGGTCAAGGCCGCAACGGGTCTGACCACCCAGGGGCAGGGCCACCAGACGGCGTTCGCGCAGATCGTCGCGGACGACCTCGGCGTGCCGGTCACCGACGTGGAGATCGTCACCGGCGACACCCGTCGATTCGGTTATGCCGTCGGCACGTTCGCGTCCCGCGGCGCCGTGATGTCCGGTTCGGCGTTCCACGTGGCCGCGCAGATGGTGGCGGAGAAGGCCCGCACGATCGCCGGTGAGGCGCTGAACCTCGACCCCGCCGAACTGGAACTTCGCGGTGGGCACGTGTGCAAGATCGGCACGCTGCCCGGCGCCGAGGGCACGTCCATCTCGCTGGGTGTGGTCGCCGTGCTGTCGAATCCGCTGCGCTACGCGTTCGACGACGCGTCGCGGCAGGCCACCGGATTCGCGAAAGCCGATACGGACATGACGATTCCGCCGGTCCGGGAGGGTGAACAACCCGGGCTCGAGGCCACCGGCTACTACTCGCCCCCGACGTCGACGTTCGCGTCCGGTGTGCACGCGGCGATCGTCGAAACCGATCCGGTGACGGCGGAGATCCACGTGCGGCGGTACGCCGTGATCCACGACTGCGGCAACGTCATCAACCCGCGGATCGTCGAGGGCCAGGTCATGGGCGCCGTCGCGCAGGGTGTCGGCGGCGCGCTGTACGAGAAGATCGTCTACGACGAGCACGGCCAGATGCTCAACGCGTCGTACATGGATTTCCTGATGCCGTTCGTCACCGAGATGCCCGACTCGCTCGAGATGGACCACACCGTCACCCCGTCCGGTCTCAATCCCCTCGGGATGAAGGGCGCAGGCGAGGCGGGCGTGATCCCGACGTCCGCCGTCATCGCGGCAGCGATCGAGGACGCCGAAGGCATCCCGATCACCTCCATGCCGATATCCCCTTCAGAGTTGTTCGAGCTTCGCCTCGCACACGCGTCGTCACAGAGCAAGGAGAACGAATGA